A window of Polynucleobacter sp. KF022 genomic DNA:
CAAGTACGCAGGTAGATGATTTGTTGGATCAAATACATGCGCGTGTAAAAGTAGGTGAGCGGGTGTTGGTGACTGTGTTGACTAAGCGTATGGCAGAGCAATTAACTGACTATCTATCCGATAACGGCGTGAAGGTGCGATACGTTCACTCAGATATTGATACGGTGGAGCGCGTAGAAATTTTGCGCGACTTGCGTTTAGGCGTCTTTGATGTATTGGTTGGTATTAATTTATTGCGTGAAGGTTTGGATATTCCAGAGGTCTCATTAGTGGCTATTTTGGATGCCGATAAAGAAGGCTTCTTGCGTTCAGAGCGCAGCTTGATTCAGACTATTGGACGGGCAGCTCGTAACGTGCGCGGCAAAGCGATTTTGTACGCCGATCGTATTACCGATTCCATGAAGCGGGCGATGTGGGAGACCGAAAGACGCCGAACTAAACAAATTGCCTTTAATAAACTACATGGAATAGAGCCAAAAGGGGTTCAAAAGCGGATCAAAGACATCATTGACGGCGTCTACGATGTCAAAGAGAAGCGTCAGGAGATGCAGGTTGAACAGGAGCGGGCTCGCTATGAGGATATGGGCGAGAAGGACCTGGCGGCTGAAATTAAGCGCTTAGAGAAGCAAATGAACGCTGAAGCCAAGAATTTGGAGTTTGAAAAGGCTGCCAACACCCGAGATCGACTTACTAAAGTCAAAGAAATGGCCTTTGGGGCCAGGTCCAGGGACTCGGTCTAAAGACCTAACCAGCTAATTCCCGGTTTGTCTGAGGGATTTTTGGGATAATTCCCGAGCAGATTGCTAGGGATTATGTTAAAGTTGAGTGGAATGGTCGGGTATTACCCGCCCGACTGTGAGCTGTCCATAACAATCCATTACCAAGGTGACATATGAGACTTACAACTAAAGGTCGTTTTGCAGTAACCGCAATGATTGATTTAGCCCTGCGTGAAACGCATGGCCCTGTAACTTTGGCTGGAATAAGCCAAAGGCAAAAAATTTCCCTTTCTTACCTCGAGCAATTGTTCGGTAAATTGCGTCGCTTCAATATTGTGGAGAGTACTCGTGGTCCTGGCGGTGGTTACACCCTGGCGCGACCATCTTCCGAGGTGAGTGTTGCTGACATCATCGTTGCAGTTGACGAGCCACTCGATGCGACTCAATGTGGCGGTAAAGGCAATTGCCATACCGATGAAGAAAATCATGGCCGCTGTATGACGCATGATCTCTGGAGTAATCTCAATTCCAAAATGGTTGAGTACTTGAGTTCAGTGAGTTTGAAAGATTTAGTGCAACAACAAGAAGGACGCGGCATTGTGATTCAAGATATGCGTCAAAAGAAAATCAAAGTTGAAAGCACTAAAGCAGATAAGCCTGCTCCTGCGCTTGCAGCTAAAAAAGAAGCCGCCCCTAAAGCACCATTAATTAATTCAGTATTTAATTTGGCGCGACAAAGTTAATAACGTATTACCTACCGATAGATAAACCATGAACGCCCCAAAAGATCTTCCAAAGCAACCGGTTCCGATGTTTAGCCCTAAGCACTTCCCGGTTTACATGGACTATTCCGCTACTACGCCGATTGATCCTCTTGTGGTCGACAAAATGTTGCCTTATCTGCGCGAGCAGTTCGGTAATGCTGCGTCACGCAGCCACGCTTATGGCTGGGCCGCAGAAGAGGCGGTGGAGTGGGCGCGTTCAGAAGTTGCCCTTTTGGTACATGCTGATCCACGGGAAATCGTATTTACTAGCGGCGCGACTGAAAGTATTAATTTGGCATTAAAAGGCGCTGCGCATTTTTATAAAGATCGTGGCAATCACATCATCACCGTAAAGACTGAGCACAAGGCTACTTTAGATACATGCCGCGAATTAGAGCGCGAAGGCTTTGATGTCACTTACTTAGATGTGTTGCCGAATGGTTTGATTGATTTTGCGCAACTTGAAGCTGCAATGAAGCCGGGAACAATTTTGGCCTCAGTGATGTATGTCAATAATGAAATCGGTGTTGTGCAAGATATTCCTGCGATTGGTGAATTGTGCCGTTCACGCAGCGTCATTTTTCATGTAGATGCAGCGCAAGCGACCGGCAAAATAGAAATTGATTTAGAAAAGACCAAAGTAGATTTGATGAGCTTCTCCGCTCATAAGACTTATGGACCCAAAGGTATTGGCGCCTTGTTTGTGCGTCGTAAGCCCCGTATTCGCATTGAGGCTCAGATTCATGGTGGCGGGCATGAGCGTGGTATGCGCTCTGGAACCTTAGCCGTGCATCAGATTGTTGGTATGGGCGAGGCATTCCGTATTGCTCGCATCGATATGGCCGAAGAAAACAAGCGTATCCGTGCTTTGCGTGACCGCTTATTAAATGGCTTAAAAGATATTGAAGAGGTTTATGTCAACGGCGACATGGACAATCGAGTGCCTCATAACCTGAACATTAGCTTTAACTATGTTGAGGGGGAGTCCATGCTGATGGCATTGAAGGATTTAGCGATCTCTTCCGGTTCGGCATGTACTTCAGCATCTTTGGAGCCTTCGTATGTATTGCGTGCCCTGGGCCGCAATGATGAATTAGCCCATAGCTCTATTCGTTTTACCTTAGGCCGCTTTACGACTGAGGAAGAAGTGGATTTCACCATCAAGTTGGTGAAAGAAAAGATTGCCAAGTTGCGTGAGTTATCACCACTGTGGGAAAT
This region includes:
- a CDS encoding Fe-S cluster assembly transcription factor produces the protein MRLTTKGRFAVTAMIDLALRETHGPVTLAGISQRQKISLSYLEQLFGKLRRFNIVESTRGPGGGYTLARPSSEVSVADIIVAVDEPLDATQCGGKGNCHTDEENHGRCMTHDLWSNLNSKMVEYLSSVSLKDLVQQQEGRGIVIQDMRQKKIKVESTKADKPAPALAAKKEAAPKAPLINSVFNLARQS
- a CDS encoding IscS subfamily cysteine desulfurase; this encodes MFSPKHFPVYMDYSATTPIDPLVVDKMLPYLREQFGNAASRSHAYGWAAEEAVEWARSEVALLVHADPREIVFTSGATESINLALKGAAHFYKDRGNHIITVKTEHKATLDTCRELEREGFDVTYLDVLPNGLIDFAQLEAAMKPGTILASVMYVNNEIGVVQDIPAIGELCRSRSVIFHVDAAQATGKIEIDLEKTKVDLMSFSAHKTYGPKGIGALFVRRKPRIRIEAQIHGGGHERGMRSGTLAVHQIVGMGEAFRIARIDMAEENKRIRALRDRLLNGLKDIEEVYVNGDMDNRVPHNLNISFNYVEGESMLMALKDLAISSGSACTSASLEPSYVLRALGRNDELAHSSIRFTLGRFTTEEEVDFTIKLVKEKIAKLRELSPLWEMYKDGIDLSTIQWAAH